Proteins from a genomic interval of Rhodothermales bacterium:
- a CDS encoding DUF3291 domain-containing protein codes for MTSYQLAQLNLASALGPREDPRMADFYGALAKINGAAEAAPGFVWRLQDEAGDATGIQAFPDPTVLVTMSVWQDLESLRAFVYESEHLAYLRRRKEWFRKSHGPNMVLWWIPAGHIPTLGEARQRLDHLAASGPTPHAFAFPTVFEAHEVAA; via the coding sequence ATGACAAGCTACCAGCTGGCCCAACTCAATCTGGCATCTGCTCTGGGGCCGCGAGAAGACCCGCGCATGGCGGATTTCTACGGAGCGCTTGCCAAGATCAATGGAGCAGCTGAGGCGGCTCCCGGCTTTGTCTGGCGCTTGCAGGACGAGGCCGGCGATGCCACCGGCATTCAGGCCTTCCCGGATCCGACGGTGCTCGTCACCATGAGTGTGTGGCAGGACCTGGAATCCCTGCGAGCATTCGTGTACGAGAGCGAACACCTGGCGTACCTGAGGCGACGAAAGGAATGGTTCCGCAAATCGCACGGGCCCAACATGGTGCTCTGGTGGATACCCGCGGGCCACATTCCAACGCTCGGCGAAGCCAGGCAGCGCCTTGATCATCTCGCCGCGTCAGGCCCTACGCCGCACGCGTTCGCGTTTCCTACGGTGTTTGAGGCACACGAAGTCGCGGCCTGA
- a CDS encoding carbohydrate binding family 9 domain-containing protein, which translates to MACFRLLPLGLCLLFITPEVRAQADADRSYPKTAVAHRAAEDVAVDGVLNEAVWQEASWISDFVEKEPVEGGTPSVLTEVAIVYTADALLVGARMHAQDPSRINALVTRRDVQSNAEQLVISLDTYLNRRTAYSFGITAGGARIDYYQDGDSQGNADYSFDPVWAASARVSGPGWTAEMRIPFSQLRFNESDRQVWGLNINRQIPNSNEDIYWVMVPRDETGWASRFGALTDIEGIRPSRRIELMPYVAGSGTAAAEVEEQDPFRSDFQTETRAGVDAKVGLGPNLTLDVTVNPDFGQVEADPAEVNLTAFETFFDERRPFFAEGADLLSGNHFYSRRIGARPSGFASGDFVERPDATTILGAGKLSGRLSSGLSVAALAAATEGEYARTFDVDSGEFGRTRVEPFTSYTAVAASQEFGENSSTFGFIATAVNRDLDASDDLSAILNRDAYTGQANFNIRFRGGAYVIDGSAGFSTVSGTSERIARLQSSPVHYFQRPDADYVTFDPDRTRLSGYNTDVWFGKNSGSWTGGSYVGIESAGYNPNDIGRLGRADEIAWFVTANYRETQRGKTFHRWNVDLSMFNNWNTGLEHNGLGVDVSANLTWTNFWFTSIFAGFNPTNYSDTATRGGPRMAIAGERNVGMNLSSNRARKFSARLFAYHEVDALERRDYRLSLGVNWQPSERLDLSLSPFWGKFLGNRQYATTRSGGPDATFGSRYVFSLIDRSNLSAQIRLNYTFRPDLTLEVYGEPFAATGRFYQYGELKEPGGLDLLVYGTEGTEVSQEQDGRLMVTDGADSFTLPNRDFRFVSFRSNVVLRWEWRPGSTLFLVWQQDRSGFERDGALVTAGDLFDSFSATGDHFLGLKLSYWLPVD; encoded by the coding sequence ATGGCCTGCTTCCGGCTGCTCCCCCTGGGTCTCTGTCTTCTGTTCATCACCCCTGAGGTGCGAGCCCAGGCGGACGCGGACAGGTCCTACCCGAAGACGGCAGTCGCCCACCGGGCCGCGGAGGACGTAGCGGTCGATGGGGTGCTCAACGAAGCGGTCTGGCAGGAGGCATCGTGGATCTCGGATTTTGTCGAGAAGGAACCCGTCGAAGGCGGAACTCCGTCGGTTCTGACCGAGGTTGCCATTGTGTACACGGCTGACGCGCTGTTGGTAGGGGCACGCATGCACGCTCAGGATCCGTCGAGGATCAACGCCCTGGTGACCAGAAGGGACGTACAGAGCAACGCCGAGCAGCTGGTGATTTCGCTGGACACCTATCTGAATCGTCGGACCGCCTATTCGTTTGGCATCACGGCCGGCGGAGCGCGCATCGATTACTACCAGGACGGTGATTCGCAGGGGAATGCGGACTACTCCTTTGACCCGGTCTGGGCGGCAAGCGCGCGCGTGTCCGGTCCTGGATGGACGGCCGAGATGCGAATCCCCTTTTCTCAGCTGCGTTTCAACGAATCGGACAGGCAGGTTTGGGGGCTGAACATCAATCGACAGATCCCCAACAGCAACGAGGACATTTACTGGGTGATGGTCCCCAGAGACGAGACAGGCTGGGCATCACGCTTTGGCGCCCTCACAGACATTGAAGGCATTCGGCCCTCGCGGCGCATTGAGCTGATGCCGTACGTTGCGGGCAGCGGCACGGCCGCGGCGGAAGTCGAGGAGCAGGATCCGTTCCGCTCTGACTTCCAGACGGAGACCCGCGCGGGTGTGGACGCCAAAGTCGGCCTCGGCCCCAACCTCACGCTGGACGTAACGGTCAATCCGGACTTTGGTCAGGTGGAGGCCGATCCTGCAGAGGTCAATCTGACGGCATTCGAGACGTTCTTTGATGAGCGCCGTCCGTTCTTCGCAGAAGGAGCGGATCTGCTGTCAGGCAATCATTTCTATTCCCGTCGCATTGGGGCGCGCCCCTCGGGTTTTGCCTCAGGCGACTTTGTGGAGCGACCTGATGCGACCACCATTCTGGGCGCGGGCAAGCTAAGTGGTCGATTGTCCTCCGGGCTTTCGGTCGCGGCATTGGCGGCGGCGACCGAGGGAGAGTATGCACGCACCTTTGATGTCGATTCTGGCGAGTTCGGCCGCACGCGGGTGGAGCCGTTCACCAGTTACACGGCCGTCGCGGCCAGTCAGGAATTTGGCGAAAACAGCTCCACGTTCGGATTCATTGCGACTGCGGTAAATCGCGACCTGGACGCTTCCGACGATCTTTCCGCCATTCTGAACCGGGACGCCTACACCGGGCAGGCCAACTTCAACATCCGTTTCCGGGGCGGAGCCTACGTGATCGATGGGTCTGCGGGGTTTTCAACGGTATCAGGGACCTCAGAGCGCATCGCCCGCCTGCAGAGCAGCCCCGTACACTACTTTCAGCGACCCGATGCGGACTATGTGACCTTTGATCCGGACCGCACAAGACTTTCCGGTTACAACACCGATGTGTGGTTTGGCAAGAACTCGGGTTCGTGGACAGGTGGATCGTATGTCGGCATCGAGAGCGCCGGCTACAACCCGAACGACATCGGCCGGCTGGGTCGTGCGGACGAGATTGCGTGGTTCGTCACCGCCAACTACCGCGAGACCCAGCGTGGCAAGACGTTTCACCGCTGGAACGTCGACTTGTCCATGTTCAACAACTGGAACACGGGTTTGGAGCACAACGGATTGGGGGTGGATGTCTCGGCCAATCTGACGTGGACCAACTTCTGGTTTACGAGCATCTTCGCCGGCTTCAATCCAACCAATTACTCGGACACCGCCACCCGCGGCGGGCCTCGCATGGCAATTGCCGGGGAGCGCAATGTGGGCATGAACCTGTCGTCCAATCGCGCTCGCAAGTTCTCGGCACGCCTGTTTGCCTACCATGAGGTCGATGCGCTGGAGCGCCGTGACTACCGGCTCAGTCTTGGGGTGAACTGGCAACCCAGCGAACGGCTCGACCTGTCGCTCTCGCCCTTCTGGGGCAAGTTTCTCGGCAATCGACAGTACGCCACGACCCGGTCCGGCGGCCCCGACGCTACGTTCGGCAGCCGCTACGTCTTTTCACTCATCGATCGCAGTAACCTGTCGGCCCAGATCCGGCTGAACTACACGTTTAGGCCGGACCTGACCCTCGAGGTCTACGGCGAGCCCTTTGCCGCCACTGGCCGCTTCTATCAGTACGGCGAACTCAAGGAGCCCGGCGGACTGGACCTGCTGGTGTACGGTACGGAGGGTACTGAGGTGAGTCAGGAGCAGGATGGCCGGCTGATGGTCACCGATGGAGCGGACTCCTTCACGCTGCCCAACAGGGACTTTCGTTTTGTGTCGTTCCGCAGCAACGTGGTGTTGCGCTGGGAATGGCGTCCCGGGAGCACCCTGTTTCTGGTCTGGCAGCAAGACAGGTCCGGATTCGAACGAGATGGCGCACTGGTCACCGCCGGCGATCTGTTTGACTCGTTTTCCGCGACCGGGGACCACTTCCTGGGTTTGAAGCTCAGCTACTGGCTGCCGGTGGACTAA
- the purL gene encoding phosphoribosylformylglycinamidine synthase subunit PurL, which yields MSSTETLPETAPAARLEMPEVTPEMVADHGLTEEEYGWIIERLGRVPTFVELGIYSVMWSEHCSYKNSIAVLKTLPRDGERLLVGAGEENAGLVDIGDGLACAFKIESHNHPSAVEPYQGAATGVGGIQRDIFTMGARPICSLNSLRFGSLEDPRVRYLFDGVVRGIGDYGNSFGVPTVAGEVYFDPSYEGNPLVNAMSVGVVDVRHTASAIAEGPGNAVYIVGSATGRDGIHGATFASEEISEESEAKRPSVQVGDPFTEKLLLEATLEVIKKDLLVGIQDMGAAGLTCSSCEMSAKGECGMIIHADRVPMRESGMTPYEVLLSESQERMLLVAKPGCEPEVEAVFAKWDLHAVQIGEVTDTGQVEIFWHGDRVAEVPAEHLVLGGGAPIYHRETQRPAYLETTSSFSTEELDDLGPGQAQQVLERLIASPNIASKEWVFRQYDTMVRTNTVVGPGPSDAAVVRIKGTNRGLAAKTDCNGRYVYLNPRKGGRIAVAEAARNVVCSGGEPVAVTNCLNFGNPYKPEVYWVFKEAVGGMGDACRALGTPVTGGNVSFYNENPKSAVFPTPTIGMLGLVNDVEQDATTSDFKSAGDAIVLVSPGAWVHADRIDGSEYLATVHGRTAGDAPHLDLDEELAVQQTCLAAIRSGMVSSAHDVADGGLLVTLAESCISADGLGADIELNIDGRLDAALFGEAQSRIVLSLAAADVTTLEAMARERGAQVTLLGQVTGNGRLTVSGPDGTLVSTEVSDLRNRYHATIPGYMG from the coding sequence ATGTCATCCACCGAAACACTGCCAGAAACCGCACCAGCTGCCCGGCTGGAGATGCCGGAGGTAACCCCGGAAATGGTGGCCGATCACGGCCTGACCGAAGAGGAATACGGCTGGATCATCGAGCGCCTCGGTCGCGTCCCGACGTTCGTCGAGCTGGGGATCTATTCCGTCATGTGGAGTGAGCACTGCTCCTACAAGAACTCCATCGCCGTGCTCAAGACGCTGCCCCGTGACGGCGAGCGACTGCTGGTCGGCGCCGGTGAGGAGAACGCCGGTCTCGTAGACATCGGCGACGGACTGGCCTGCGCCTTCAAGATCGAGAGCCATAATCACCCGTCTGCAGTTGAACCGTACCAGGGGGCGGCGACCGGAGTCGGCGGAATTCAGCGGGACATCTTTACGATGGGCGCGCGGCCCATTTGTTCGCTCAATTCCCTTCGCTTCGGGAGTCTGGAAGACCCGCGCGTGCGGTATCTCTTCGACGGCGTGGTTCGGGGCATCGGGGACTACGGCAATTCGTTCGGGGTGCCGACGGTTGCCGGCGAGGTCTATTTCGACCCGTCATATGAGGGCAATCCGCTGGTGAATGCCATGAGCGTCGGGGTGGTAGACGTGAGGCATACCGCATCGGCCATCGCAGAAGGTCCCGGAAACGCAGTCTACATCGTCGGTTCTGCAACCGGTCGGGACGGCATTCACGGCGCCACGTTTGCTTCCGAGGAGATTTCCGAGGAGAGTGAGGCCAAACGCCCCTCCGTGCAGGTCGGTGACCCATTCACCGAAAAGCTCCTCCTGGAGGCCACCCTGGAGGTCATCAAGAAGGACCTCCTGGTCGGCATTCAGGACATGGGAGCGGCGGGCCTCACCTGCTCGTCCTGCGAGATGAGTGCAAAAGGAGAGTGCGGCATGATCATTCATGCCGATCGCGTTCCGATGCGCGAGTCAGGCATGACCCCCTACGAAGTGCTGCTCTCCGAATCTCAGGAGCGCATGCTGCTTGTAGCCAAACCGGGATGCGAGCCGGAAGTTGAGGCCGTGTTCGCCAAGTGGGACTTGCACGCGGTCCAGATCGGCGAGGTAACCGACACCGGCCAGGTGGAGATATTCTGGCACGGCGATCGTGTTGCCGAAGTGCCCGCGGAGCACCTGGTGCTCGGCGGGGGCGCACCGATCTATCACCGGGAGACGCAGCGGCCCGCCTACCTCGAAACGACTTCCTCCTTCTCGACGGAAGAGCTCGATGACCTGGGCCCCGGACAGGCACAACAGGTTCTCGAGCGTCTGATCGCATCGCCCAACATCGCCAGCAAGGAGTGGGTCTTCAGGCAATACGATACCATGGTGCGCACCAATACCGTGGTTGGTCCGGGACCCTCAGATGCCGCCGTTGTGCGCATCAAGGGCACCAACCGGGGGCTCGCCGCCAAGACGGACTGCAACGGGCGCTATGTCTACCTGAATCCGCGCAAAGGTGGGCGGATCGCGGTAGCCGAGGCGGCTCGAAATGTGGTCTGCTCGGGGGGCGAACCGGTCGCTGTAACGAACTGTCTGAACTTCGGCAATCCCTACAAGCCGGAGGTCTACTGGGTGTTCAAGGAGGCCGTAGGCGGCATGGGCGATGCGTGCCGCGCCCTGGGCACACCGGTCACTGGCGGAAACGTCTCGTTCTACAACGAGAATCCAAAGAGCGCGGTATTTCCGACGCCGACGATCGGAATGCTCGGCCTGGTGAACGACGTCGAACAGGATGCGACCACTAGCGACTTCAAATCGGCGGGAGACGCCATCGTGCTCGTATCTCCCGGGGCCTGGGTACATGCCGACAGGATTGACGGCTCGGAGTACCTGGCCACCGTGCACGGCCGCACGGCGGGTGATGCGCCGCATCTGGATCTGGATGAAGAGCTGGCTGTGCAGCAGACCTGTCTGGCGGCCATTCGCTCGGGCATGGTCAGCAGTGCACACGACGTAGCCGATGGCGGGCTACTCGTCACCCTGGCGGAGTCCTGTATTTCGGCTGACGGACTGGGCGCCGACATTGAGTTGAATATCGACGGCCGACTGGACGCTGCTCTCTTCGGAGAGGCGCAGTCCAGAATTGTGCTGTCCCTGGCCGCCGCAGATGTCACCACTCTCGAGGCTATGGCCCGGGAGCGTGGAGCGCAGGTCACACTCCTGGGGCAAGTCACAGGCAATGGCCGGCTCACGGTTTCCGGCCCCGACGGAACCCTCGTTTCCACGGAGGTTTCGGACCTCAGGAACCGCTACCATGCCACTATCCCGGGATACATGGGCTGA
- the trxA gene encoding thioredoxin — MADDAKYITLTDDNFSDEVLSSDQPVLVDFWAAWCGPCRVIAPVIEELAGDFDGRAKVAKLDVDHNPQTAMHFNVRSIPTLLFFKDGRVVDQLIGTAPKKVLAERLESLATQSV, encoded by the coding sequence ATGGCTGACGACGCAAAATACATCACGCTCACGGACGACAACTTTTCCGACGAGGTCCTGAGCTCGGACCAGCCGGTGCTGGTGGACTTCTGGGCGGCCTGGTGCGGCCCATGCCGGGTGATCGCGCCCGTCATCGAGGAGCTGGCAGGCGACTTCGACGGACGCGCGAAAGTGGCCAAGCTGGATGTGGACCACAATCCGCAGACGGCGATGCACTTCAACGTGCGCTCCATCCCCACGCTGCTGTTCTTCAAGGACGGTCGCGTGGTAGACCAGCTCATCGGTACGGCTCCCAAGAAGGTGCTGGCCGAGCGGCTGGAGTCCCTCGCCACCCAGTCCGTCTGA
- the trxB gene encoding thioredoxin-disulfide reductase, whose amino-acid sequence MDFSGAKHHRVVVVGSGPAGLTAALYAARANLSPLVIQGAEPGGQLITTTDVENYPGFPDGILGPEMMQKFEQQAARFGAELRWGVITEVDFSQRPFRLVQDDEKPILADAVIISTGASAKYLGLENERRLLGYGVSACATCDGAFFRDQEVAIVGGGDTAMEEALFLTRFATRVHLLHRRESLRASKIMQERAFANDKIKFHWNTVVTDVLGDKTVTGLRVRNVESGEESELPVEGFFVAIGHKPNTEVFAGQIDMNDVGYIETRPDSTYTNIEGVFACGDAQDHVYRQAVTAAGTGCMAAIDAERWLAEQEEPVPAAQS is encoded by the coding sequence ATGGACTTTTCCGGTGCTAAACACCATCGTGTGGTGGTCGTCGGGTCCGGCCCTGCCGGGCTGACCGCAGCATTGTATGCCGCCCGGGCCAACCTCAGTCCGCTGGTAATCCAGGGGGCTGAGCCCGGGGGGCAGCTCATCACGACCACCGACGTCGAGAACTATCCCGGCTTTCCGGACGGCATTCTCGGCCCGGAGATGATGCAGAAGTTCGAGCAGCAGGCTGCCCGGTTCGGGGCCGAACTGCGCTGGGGCGTCATCACGGAGGTGGACTTCAGCCAGCGGCCCTTCCGCCTTGTGCAGGATGACGAAAAGCCCATTCTGGCTGACGCGGTGATCATCTCAACCGGTGCCTCCGCCAAGTACCTCGGTCTTGAAAACGAGCGCCGGCTTCTTGGATACGGTGTGTCTGCCTGCGCCACGTGCGATGGTGCGTTCTTCCGGGATCAGGAGGTGGCCATCGTGGGAGGCGGGGACACGGCGATGGAGGAAGCGCTCTTCCTCACCCGTTTCGCCACCCGCGTGCACCTGCTGCACCGTCGGGAGTCGTTGCGCGCTTCAAAAATCATGCAGGAGCGGGCATTCGCGAACGACAAGATCAAGTTCCACTGGAACACCGTGGTGACCGATGTGCTGGGCGACAAAACCGTCACGGGTCTTCGCGTGCGCAACGTGGAATCGGGCGAGGAATCGGAGCTCCCGGTAGAAGGGTTCTTCGTGGCAATCGGCCACAAACCGAACACCGAGGTGTTCGCCGGCCAGATCGACATGAACGACGTGGGCTACATCGAGACAAGGCCCGACAGCACGTACACCAACATCGAAGGGGTATTCGCGTGTGGCGACGCCCAGGACCATGTGTATCGGCAGGCCGTCACGGCAGCCGGCACCGGGTGTATGGCGGCCATCGATGCCGAGCGTTGGCTGGCCGAACAGGAAGAGCCGGTTCCTGCCGCTCAGAGCTAG
- a CDS encoding proline dehydrogenase family protein — translation MKLPFFLARRFVAAETLEDTLPVAQSLRDQGLYTTLDLLGEYISKRKLAEEARDQYLRLLHALGKQDGIDRNISIKLSMLGQKIDEEFCVANLRRLLDVAKASGTFVRLDMEGSDVTESTVGILERVHPEYPDNVGIVLQAYLKRTGEDVARMCELGARVRLCKGAYKEPAEIAYQDMDTIRTRYLEHMEVLMQRGRYPAIATHDDILIAAVKSYVEANSVSRDDFEFQMLYGIRNDTQLQTVAEGYNMRVYIPYGTKWVPYFSRRLRERKENVWFVLKHLFTR, via the coding sequence ATGAAACTGCCTTTTTTCCTGGCACGTCGATTCGTTGCCGCGGAAACCCTGGAAGACACGCTTCCGGTGGCCCAGTCCCTGCGGGACCAGGGGTTGTATACCACCCTGGACCTGCTCGGGGAGTACATCTCCAAGCGCAAGCTTGCTGAAGAAGCCCGGGATCAATACCTCAGACTGCTCCACGCATTGGGCAAGCAGGACGGCATCGACCGAAACATCTCGATCAAGCTGTCCATGCTGGGCCAGAAGATCGACGAGGAGTTCTGCGTGGCAAACCTGCGCCGGCTCCTGGACGTGGCCAAGGCAAGCGGAACGTTCGTCCGGCTGGACATGGAAGGCAGCGATGTCACCGAGTCCACCGTAGGCATTCTTGAACGCGTGCATCCGGAATATCCGGACAACGTGGGCATCGTGCTGCAGGCCTATCTGAAGCGCACCGGCGAGGACGTCGCACGCATGTGTGAGCTTGGAGCGCGGGTGCGCCTTTGCAAGGGTGCCTACAAGGAGCCGGCCGAGATTGCGTACCAGGACATGGACACCATCCGCACCCGATATCTCGAGCACATGGAAGTGCTCATGCAGCGGGGTCGGTACCCGGCCATTGCCACCCATGACGACATCCTGATCGCGGCCGTCAAGTCCTATGTGGAGGCCAACAGCGTCTCACGAGACGATTTCGAGTTCCAGATGCTCTACGGTATTAGAAACGACACCCAGTTGCAGACCGTGGCCGAGGGCTACAACATGCGGGTCTACATCCCTTACGGGACCAAATGGGTGCCGTATTTCTCACGGCGCCTGCGGGAGCGCAAGGAAAACGTCTGGTTTGTACTGAAACACCTGTTCACGCGCTAG
- a CDS encoding PLP-dependent transferase, with amino-acid sequence MADSPTRIATMLASAGCSADSETGALTPPVHFSTTFERAEDGSWPGGHVYARDSNPTRALFESTLAQLEGGGACAAFSSGMAASNALIMALCAGGHVVLPNDVYHGVRHLAHTVWRQWGLEITAVDYADDWTGAIRKNTKLIWIESPSNPLVQITDVEAVCGEAASRGIPTVVDSTWNTPVLMQPLRWGATFVLHSTTKYLGGHSDVLGGAVVAADPDGPYEAVRQVQKQAGAVMGPFAAWLTLRGLRSLGARMDLHCRNAAHVADFLEAHPAVSRVHYPGLPHQTGHEVARRQMHAFGGMLSFEVPGARQAAMAVAARMRTFRRATSLGGTESLVEHRASIEPEPPTSPEGLLRLSVGLEHIDDLLADLDQALAP; translated from the coding sequence ATGGCGGACTCCCCGACCCGCATCGCAACCATGTTGGCCTCGGCAGGCTGCTCGGCGGATTCCGAGACCGGCGCCCTGACCCCGCCGGTCCACTTCTCCACGACATTTGAGCGCGCGGAGGACGGCAGCTGGCCGGGCGGGCACGTGTACGCCCGCGACTCCAATCCCACCAGAGCACTGTTCGAGTCTACACTCGCCCAACTCGAGGGGGGCGGTGCCTGTGCGGCGTTTTCGTCGGGAATGGCGGCGTCCAACGCGCTCATCATGGCGCTGTGCGCAGGAGGGCACGTGGTATTGCCGAACGACGTCTACCATGGTGTTCGACATCTTGCCCACACGGTCTGGCGACAGTGGGGACTGGAGATAACCGCGGTCGACTATGCGGACGATTGGACCGGCGCCATCCGGAAGAACACGAAACTGATCTGGATCGAATCGCCCTCCAACCCACTGGTCCAGATCACGGACGTGGAGGCCGTCTGCGGGGAGGCGGCATCCCGCGGCATTCCGACTGTGGTCGACTCCACATGGAACACGCCTGTGCTCATGCAGCCTCTGCGCTGGGGTGCCACGTTCGTGCTGCATTCCACAACCAAGTACCTGGGTGGGCACTCGGATGTGCTGGGCGGGGCCGTTGTTGCCGCTGACCCCGATGGGCCCTATGAGGCCGTTCGGCAAGTTCAGAAGCAGGCAGGTGCCGTGATGGGGCCCTTCGCCGCATGGCTGACGCTGCGTGGCCTCCGATCACTGGGGGCGCGCATGGATCTGCATTGTCGCAATGCCGCCCACGTCGCGGACTTCCTGGAGGCGCACCCCGCGGTCAGCCGCGTGCACTATCCGGGACTCCCGCACCAGACAGGTCACGAGGTGGCACGTCGCCAGATGCACGCGTTCGGCGGCATGCTGTCCTTTGAAGTTCCGGGGGCGCGACAGGCAGCCATGGCCGTTGCGGCGCGAATGCGTACGTTTCGCCGAGCTACATCTCTGGGAGGCACGGAGAGCCTGGTCGAACACCGGGCCTCCATAGAACCGGAGCCTCCGACCTCGCCGGAGGGGCTGCTTCGCCTGTCGGTGGGGCTCGAACACATTGACGACCTGCTGGCCGACCTGGACCAGGCACTGGCCCCGTGA